In the Flavobacterium sp. 90 genome, CTTTTAATATTTTTTTATTCATGATTATAAAGAATTCTATATATTTTCATTCGGGGTTTGCTATTTTATTATCCATGATTTTTTTTCAAGTTTTTAATAATTTTTGGATTTATTCGGGGATAAGTATTGATTTGATCTATCCTTTTGTATTATCTATTTTACATAATTTGTTACTAAGAAAACAAACATAATGTTAATTTTTTAGTATAAGAATTTGTTTAATACTTATAGGTAAGTCAATTTTTTGCTATTTTAAATATATTTAAATCAATGAAAAAAATTTCAGTAATAATTCCAATGTTTAATTCGGAGAAAACCATACATAAGTGTATGACTTCAATATTGGAACAAACTTATGATGGGGTAATGGAAGTTATTGTTGTTAATGATGGCTCAACAGATAATTCAAAAGAAATAGTAGAGAATTTTATATTAAATAATAAAACGCAGATAAGTTTTAATTTGATAAACAAATCTAACGGAGGCGTCTCATCTGCTAGAAATGTAGGGTTGATGGCTTCTTCAGGCTTTTGGATTGCATTGTTAGATTCTGACGATAGATGGCTTCCTAATAAGATAGAAAATCAAATGCAAATACTTAATGAGAATTTAGATATTGATTTTTTGGGGTGTAGTAGAAATAATGAAACACTGAAAATATTTGGCAAAAAAATTAATAATTTACACAAAGTAAATGTGAAAGAGTTGTTAATAAAGATGTATCCGCAAACTTCTACTGCAATTTTTAAGAAAAGTCTATTTGAACTTTATGGGGGGTATAATGAAAAGATGACTCATGCT is a window encoding:
- a CDS encoding glycosyltransferase family A protein — its product is MKKISVIIPMFNSEKTIHKCMTSILEQTYDGVMEVIVVNDGSTDNSKEIVENFILNNKTQISFNLINKSNGGVSSARNVGLMASSGFWIALLDSDDRWLPNKIENQMQILNENLDIDFLGCSRNNETLKIFGKKINNLHKVNVKELLIKMYPQTSTAIFKKSLFELYGGYNEKMTHAEDGELWVRYCANSNFYYSPQSLVVTGEGKPSFGYSGLSANLQKMHRGNMYILEQALKNKLINVWSFLLFWFYYQIKHLRRIILTKNYGL